A window from Littorina saxatilis isolate snail1 linkage group LG9, US_GU_Lsax_2.0, whole genome shotgun sequence encodes these proteins:
- the LOC138975815 gene encoding peroxisomal membrane protein 2-like, with product MMSVSKDAKDGNIFERALKEYVRLLQQRPVLTKSVTNACVSALGTTISQLIAPDPRTNGKINWRSVFAYTSFGFVVNGPLIHHMYAFMEKHMPRDKKYSAIKRLLFDRLIFAPPFLLIFLYYVAIVEGAGTDAAIQKIKDTYWTILKLNWTVWTGIQYINVNYIPLKFRTVFGNACALIYLVVVTILRRRSAS from the exons ATGATGAGTGTCAGTAAAGATGCAAAAGATGGAAACATTTTTGAACGGGCGCTGAAAGAGTATGTTCGTCTTCTGCAACAGCGGCCTGTCTTGACAAAATCGGTAACAAA tgcATGTGTATCAGCTCTGGGGACCACCATATCTCAGCTGATAGCGCCAGACCCCAGAACAAACGGGAAAATCAACTGGCGCAGTGTCTTCGCCTACACTTCATTTGG GTTTGTGGTGAATGGCCCCTTGATACACCACATGTATGCTTTCATGGAGAAACACATGCCCCGGGATAAAAAGTATTCTGCCATCAAGCGGCTTCTCTTCGACAGGCTGATCTTCGCTCCACCTTTTCTCCTCATCTTTCTCTACTACGTTGCCATTGTGGAG GGGGCAGGCACTGATGCTGCTATTCAGAAGATCAAGGACACATACTGGACAATACTGAAGCTGAACTGGACAGTGTGGACTGGCATACAGTACATCAACGTAAACTACATTCCACTGAAG TTTCGTACGGTATTTGGCAATGCCTGTGCCTTGATTTACCTTGTGGTTGTAACCATCCTACGTCGGAGGAGTGCTTCCTAG